From Macaca mulatta isolate MMU2019108-1 chromosome 3, T2T-MMU8v2.0, whole genome shotgun sequence, the proteins below share one genomic window:
- the LOC106997723 gene encoding uncharacterized protein LOC106997723, whose protein sequence is MRPMGGRRESQWEAESGTAGRGPPREGRETRKAVTRFPGRAPPPARPGRGSFLFLPAAVGVGRASGHLPPPPAAGLVRLPGRLRLGRTPPARSRRVEPWSRGLSRAVSLDTGSPARPRGQNLWTPRTPDSLRAAPSRARPWTRPRGPGLAEAAGAGGALLGAEGPAVGGGIPGRGVSRREGSGGAAGESREESQGGVGRNLAPAPTRAVVTCSPREPGRARGEARSQLGLPLCARGTAGKAQRSRVFLAGGPALSHSLVRTAAICFQAEEKTSKTQTEGSVNPGPGMQGLLERQPVRSRPWDSAWPARPFPCTVDSVKPDLSSAYSVEVEAD, encoded by the exons ATGAGGCCAATGGGAGG GCGGCGAGAGAGCCAATGGGAGGCAGAGTCGGGGACCGCGGGCCGTGGGCCGCCCCGCGAGGGGAGGGAGACCCGGAAGGCG GTCACGCGCTTCCCGGGCCGGGCACCCCCGCCCGCGAGGCCTGGCCGCGgttccttcctcttcctgcccgcggcggtgggggtggggcgggCCTCGGGACACCTGCCTCCGCCGCCGGCCGCCGGCCTCGTGCGGCTTCCCGGGCGGCTCCGCCTCGGCCGTACACCCCCGGCCCGCTCGCGGCGGGTGGAGCCGTGGTCCCGCGGGCTCAGCCGCGCTGTCTCCCTGGACACTGGGAGCCCCGCGCGGCCTCGCGGGCAAAACCTCTGGACTCCCCGCACCCCCGACAGTCTCCGCGCCGCTCCTTCTCGCGCGCGACCGTGGACTCGTCCCCGCGGGCCCGGGTTGGCAGAAGCTGCGGGGGCCGGGGGCGCACTACTTGGCGCGGAAGGGCCAGCGGTGGGCGGAGGGATCCCCGGCCGCGGGGTGAGCCGCAGGGAGGGGTCGGGAGGAGCCGCAGGGGAGAGTCGGGAGGAGTCGCAGGGGGGAGTCGGGAGGAACCTGGCGCCCGCACCCACGCGCGCCGTGGTCACCTGTTCCCCGCGGGAGCCCGGCCGCGCTCGGGGGGAGGCACGCTCGCAGCTGGGGCTGCCGCTTTGTGCCCGTGGAACCGCGGGGAAGGCGCAGCGCTCTCGGGTCTTCCTGGCGGGTGGTCCTGCACTTTCCCACTCTCTGGTACGGACCGCCGCGAtctgtttccaggcagaggaGAAGACGTCAAAGACTCAGACAGAAGGCAGCGTGAATCCAGGGCCCGGGATGCAGGGTTTGCTGGAACGCCAGCCGGTGCGATCGCGCCCCTGGGATTCCGCTTGGCCCGCGCGTCCATTTCCCTGCACGGTGGACTCAGTAAAGCCGGATCTGTCCAGCGCTTACAGCGTGGAGGTGGAGGCGGACTAA